TTCAGCAATTCCTGTGATTACCTCAATAATTTTTCCAATTTCAGATGAACGAGCTCCAAGGTCTTTAACCACACTGCCAAGACCAGTCACGGTTGCGTTAATTGAGTTCATTTGCTCAACTGCCGTGTGAATAACCTTCCCACCTTCAGCAGCTTTGTCTGAAGCATCCATTGCAGTATTTAACACACTTTGTGCATTACTTGCAATTTGTTGAATCCCTGCTGACATTTCGTTAATGGTCTGTGAAGACTCTTCAACACTATGAACCTGTTGATCTACGCCTGCTGCTACTCCCTGCATGGTTGAAGCAACTTGTTCTGTAGCATGACTCGTTTGTTCAGCGCTTGCTGTTAATTCTTCAGCAGATGCAGCCACTTGTTCAGCTGTAGAACCTACCTGCTGGATCAAAGTGCGAAGGTTTGATGCCATTATGTTAAATGACTTAGCTAAGTCGCCAATTTCATCACGATTTTTAACATGCAATTCATCTGCTGTTAAATCTCCGTTTGAGATTTGTTCAGCAAGAACTGCCATTGACTGTACAGGTTTTGAGATTAGACGGCTAATTACGTAAGCAATTCCAATACCAAATATTAGGGCAGCTATAAGTAAAATAGTTGTTTCTCTAGTACCATTAACAAATAACTTATCAGCCTCATGACTAGCATTTACAGCACCTTCATAATTAATATCTCTTAACTTCAACAAATACCCCTGCATTTCATCAAACTTCTGGTCAGCTTGCACAATCAAAGCTCCCCCTCTAGTGGCATCTTTTGAGTTACTAGCTGTGATGACCTGCTCATGTATTTTTATATATTCCGCCCAAGCCCCTAAAAAAGTTGTATAAGTGCTTTTTTCATAATCATCAGAGATTAATTTTTCGTACTCGACAAATATTTGTTCAAGTTCAGCTATAACTTGTTCAATTTCTGCTTCATACTCACTCATTTTTACAGAATTTGCTGCGATTGTGTGCTTTGCTTCCAATGCATGAATACTCTCTGTTAGGTACGTAATGTCTCCAACATAATTTACAGAAGGAAGCCAGTTGAGTTCAATCTCTGTAGTTTTACTATTAATAACAGCCATTTTATCAATAGCGACCCAACCTAGGCCTCCCATCAAAATAAGGACAAATGCAAAACCAAGATACAATTTCTTTGCTACGGTGAATTTCATAGTTGCCTCCTCTTAAGAAATAATATTATAACAGTCCTTTTGTACTAGACATCATTAAACTAATGAATGCCTTATGTTAATTATAGTGAAAAGGAATCACGTTGAAAATAACTTTATAATAAAAGCTTTCATTTTAAAGTGACTTTTATCACAAAAATTCATATTTTCTTCTATTTTTAAACCCGAAAAGGCAAGTATAGACTAGTCCTACACTTGCCTTTTTCTTAGAATAATTCATTTGTTAACCATACTTTTAAAAGCAATCCCAGTATTAAATAACCCACAACATACTTCCAGTCCACAATTAATTTATCATTCCTCTTCCTAACAATCCCTAAACCTATTACCCACCAAAACAGATTTGAATCTGTTAATCTTTTTTTTCTCGTTAGATTGGTTCCTGCTTCAAGCTCCCTCTTTCTGTTTTCATGACGTGCCCATAAGATTACAATAACGATATCTGCGATAGCCCCAATTGAAATGGCAGTTAACATAAATCCTGGTGAAGGAGTCCACTTATCCGAGTCTTCTGATTCCTTTTTCTTTTCAATTCTTTCCTCTTCAGCTTTTAGCGCTTCATTGAAGGCCTGTTTCACTTCATTTTGTCTAGTCAATTTATCTTCCTGGGTACTTTCACTAGAATAATAAAATCCTATACCAGCAGCCAGTACTATGAATAAACAATACCCTAACGTAAACAAAATTCCCTTTTTCAATATTTCCACCTACAATACGTATTTAGAATACCTTTTCCCCTTGCTGAAAAGTCATCTTCAATCCACTCTCCCTTGATTCCATCTTCCATTTGATGTTCATTTCTCTTGTCATCATTGAAATGATCGTTAGCCCTATTCCTGTACCTTTTGTTTCATTTGTTGCTACGTCCATTCCAGGTCCTCTATCTTCTACAATTAGGGTCCTCTCACTTATAGTGATTCGGACAAACTTGCCACTTCTTGCATGTCTCAACACATTTTGAAGGAGATTATCCAAAATTCGTTTCAACCACTTTTCATCTATCTCCCAAAATAGCCCTTTTTCAGGTAAGTCTATATCTACCACAAACCCCTCATCCTCCAAAACTGAATACCAAGTAGCAATATGGTTACGTACTAGTCGAACAATGTTTATTTGCTGAGGCTCATACGGGTATTTTCCAGATAACAGTAATGTGTAAGACAAAAGATTTTCAATTAAATCTGCAACATAACTAATTTTGTCATCCATTGTTTCAACTAGCTCTATTGATTTTTTGGACTGTACTTCTTTTTTCAAGCTATATAGATTGCTTCTTAAAACAGTTAAAGGCGTTCTTAAATCATGTGAAAGGTTAGCAATGAGCTGCTGTCTCAACTTTAACTCCTTTTGCTCTTTCTCCCTACTTTCTTTTAATGCACCTACCATTTTATTAAATGACTCTTCTAATCTTCCTATTTCATCTTCTTTAGTTAGCTTTATCGGGCTCGGTATGGATGAATGAATTGGTATTGACATCGCTTCCTGAAGGCGAACAAGTCTTTTACGAATTCCTTTGAAAAACAACCAAGAGATAAGTAGAAACAAAGATAGTAAACCTATAAATGTTAAGATATATATGTAACTATATTGATCTCTTAGACGGACCAGTGGAGGTTCCATATACTTTTTCGGCATTTGAAAAACCATAAAACCTTGATTTCTTTCCTCACTTAGAAAAGCAACAACTGTAAACGGATCCCCGCCAAAGCTTTTTTTCATGAAAGATATACTATCTGAAGCAGACCACTTCTTTGGAATCGTTCCAAATGGATTAATTAACTCCTGAGTGACTCCATCCTGATTAACCCAAAACATACCCGCTTCCTTGTATTGATCTTTTACATGTATTAACGTTTGGTTAATCTCCTCTTCCCCTTTTCCTTCTAACTGTTTGGCTTCTTCATGCCACATTGCTTCAAGTTCATTCGCCTGATAGACTTGACCATACTCATCTTGGGATACATAAATAAAAGGTAGAAATACAACCATCGATAAAATAGTAAGAAAGAAAGGAATAGCTAAAATGGCTCCTATAATTAATATAAGATATTTTGTTTGCAGAGATAATTTCAATTTCATTTTTTCACCCTATACCCTATCCCACGTATCGTTTCAAGGATGGTTGGATTACTAGGATCAATTTCTATTTTTTCTCGCAAATGGCGAATATGGACCATCAACGACTTGTCCCCTTCAATGAAGGATTCATTCCAAATCCCCTCATAAATTTGTTCTTTCGTTAATATTTGATTCAAGTGTTTTAATAGATAAAAGAAGATTTGATACTGTTTTCCCGTTAAGATAATCTCTTCATTCGTCCGTGTGTCTAGGATACAGTTTTCCTCAACATTGACTTCAAGATGTCTCAATAGCACTGTCTTTTCCTGATACTTGTTATATCTTCTTAAAAGCACTTCGACTCTGGCTATAATCTCTTTAGGGTGAAAGGGTTTAGTCACATAATCATCCGCAAACGTTAACCCTTGTACCTTATCCTCAACTGCTATTCTTGCAGAGAGCATTAAGATAGGAGTCTCTGGGTATTCACGCTTAAACCGCTGCCCTAATGAAAATCCATCTAAACCAGGAAGCATCACATCCAGTATGATAAGATCTGTATTTTCCAGATGTTCCATTGCGGTATCCCCAGACGTTAACCATGTAACTTCATATCCACTACTTTCGAGCTCTTCTTTTACCCATGTTCCAATATCGATTTCATCCTCTATATATAAAATGCTTTTCATGTTTCTCAGCTCCATAAATTAATCTCTCACCCTATCGTAAACAATCTGCTCTCATTTGAAAACATTATTTTCCAAGTTTTAATCAAAATAGATGGTAGATTTAAACAAAACTTAAACTTCATAACCCTCAGATTTTAACCTTGCCTGTTTATACTGAGTTTCGAGGTGATAAATCATGAACTATTTTATTGAAACGAGAAATTTAACTAAAAAATATGGACATCAGCAATATGTTGTTGGCGCAGTTAATTTAAAAATCGAGAAAGGACAGATTTATGGATTTTTAGGTCCAAATGGTGCAGGTAAAACTACGACAATTCGAATGTTATTGGGTTTAATCACTCCTACCCAAGGTGACATATCATTCTTTGGTAAAAGTTTCAAAAAGAATAAATTAGAGATTTTAAGGAAAATAGGATCATTAGTAGAGTCGCCATCTTATTATGGACACTTAAATGCGATTGAAAATCTAGAAATATATCGAAAAATACTAGGTGTAAGCAAAACGCGAATACAGGAAGTATTAGAAGTCGTTGGGTTGACACATGCTGCCACAAAAAAGGTTAAGGAATTTTCATTAGGAATGAAGCAACGCCTTGGGATCGCTACGGCTTTACTTGGAAATCCAGAAATCTTAATTCTTGATGAACCGACCAATGGTCTTGATCCTTCAGGTATCCAAGAGATTCGTAACTTATTAAAACAACTTGCTTCTAAAAATGGGTTAACCATTATTGTATCTAGTCATCTACTAAGCGAAATTGATCAGATGGCTACACATGTAGGTATCATCTCTAAAGGGCAACTTATTTTCCAAGATTCCATTGAAGAGTTACGTAAAAAATCAAGAAGTTCAATACGTTTTGAGG
The DNA window shown above is from Cytobacillus luteolus and carries:
- a CDS encoding sensor histidine kinase gives rise to the protein MKLKLSLQTKYLILIIGAILAIPFFLTILSMVVFLPFIYVSQDEYGQVYQANELEAMWHEEAKQLEGKGEEEINQTLIHVKDQYKEAGMFWVNQDGVTQELINPFGTIPKKWSASDSISFMKKSFGGDPFTVVAFLSEERNQGFMVFQMPKKYMEPPLVRLRDQYSYIYILTFIGLLSLFLLISWLFFKGIRKRLVRLQEAMSIPIHSSIPSPIKLTKEDEIGRLEESFNKMVGALKESREKEQKELKLRQQLIANLSHDLRTPLTVLRSNLYSLKKEVQSKKSIELVETMDDKISYVADLIENLLSYTLLLSGKYPYEPQQINIVRLVRNHIATWYSVLEDEGFVVDIDLPEKGLFWEIDEKWLKRILDNLLQNVLRHARSGKFVRITISERTLIVEDRGPGMDVATNETKGTGIGLTIISMMTREMNIKWKMESRESGLKMTFQQGEKVF
- a CDS encoding response regulator transcription factor translates to MKSILYIEDEIDIGTWVKEELESSGYEVTWLTSGDTAMEHLENTDLIILDVMLPGLDGFSLGQRFKREYPETPILMLSARIAVEDKVQGLTFADDYVTKPFHPKEIIARVEVLLRRYNKYQEKTVLLRHLEVNVEENCILDTRTNEEIILTGKQYQIFFYLLKHLNQILTKEQIYEGIWNESFIEGDKSLMVHIRHLREKIEIDPSNPTILETIRGIGYRVKK
- a CDS encoding ABC transporter ATP-binding protein codes for the protein MNYFIETRNLTKKYGHQQYVVGAVNLKIEKGQIYGFLGPNGAGKTTTIRMLLGLITPTQGDISFFGKSFKKNKLEILRKIGSLVESPSYYGHLNAIENLEIYRKILGVSKTRIQEVLEVVGLTHAATKKVKEFSLGMKQRLGIATALLGNPEILILDEPTNGLDPSGIQEIRNLLKQLASKNGLTIIVSSHLLSEIDQMATHVGIISKGQLIFQDSIEELRKKSRSSIRFEVGQTRAAWNLLLTKGLECEKIDDSIYLHNADHSNVAMVVESLVKNNIPVYRVEGHTSSLEEIFLKIIEEDNGHVATSTSI
- a CDS encoding methyl-accepting chemotaxis protein, coding for MKFTVAKKLYLGFAFVLILMGGLGWVAIDKMAVINSKTTEIELNWLPSVNYVGDITYLTESIHALEAKHTIAANSVKMSEYEAEIEQVIAELEQIFVEYEKLISDDYEKSTYTTFLGAWAEYIKIHEQVITASNSKDATRGGALIVQADQKFDEMQGYLLKLRDINYEGAVNASHEADKLFVNGTRETTILLIAALIFGIGIAYVISRLISKPVQSMAVLAEQISNGDLTADELHVKNRDEIGDLAKSFNIMASNLRTLIQQVGSTAEQVAASAEELTASAEQTSHATEQVASTMQGVAAGVDQQVHSVEESSQTINEMSAGIQQIASNAQSVLNTAMDASDKAAEGGKVIHTAVEQMNSINATVTGLGSVVKDLGARSSEIGKIIEVITGIAEQTNLLALNAAIEAARAGEHGRGFAVVADEVRKLAEQSAQSAGQISQLIFMIQGETNKAVQSMEIATKEVQAGIGVVNTAGSSFEHIQTSVNDVNVQIQEVSSAVQQMAAGTEQMVHSMKLITEISESSASGTQEVSAATEEQLASMEEITTSAGSLSKMAEELQTLISRFKV